Proteins from one Cryptomeria japonica chromosome 4, Sugi_1.0, whole genome shotgun sequence genomic window:
- the LOC131874815 gene encoding nuclear pore complex protein NUP62-like, whose product MATRGFEYSLSPGSSSIPFMFGSSASSPPTPLFGVTAADAPTPLSGVAAAYAPGTPLNSTSGYVPRPNFFGTTAACAPAPSFPGTATYGPISFFPGPAPFLGSSAAYRPTALFGTPTVRPPTPLFGAPMVCPPTPFFAIPAQSSVLDADASFNTPGIAFTPPTLFNTPAGNSTSNFVTPATSSTTQSSSASQLSRVFCSDASSSSTTGATALAHTTNSAAVTVPFSSRPTSTTNSAAYPRFHLLSSDASVTTPRPSLIPNFGEWDRPMEIAGQFDSFNLMLRQRMKQKYATMGERDQLYERVARAEVGRDWALSERHQAQADWDSLQIQHDEARERERQMRIEVQQLYAKIDALKVEQDRVRGELEKLHQTEVQQLCTKIDALTVEQDHVQQLCAKIDALKVEQDRVQQLCAKVDALKEEQDRVRGELETLHQMRVEDIQVSQRMDALTMENASLTEALTQAEGHREGFVLL is encoded by the exons ATGGCGACCAGAGGATTTGAATACTCTCTATCACCCGGGAGTTCATCAATTCCTTTCATGTTTGGATCTTCGGCTTCTTCGCCACCAACACCTCTCTTCGGTGTCACTGCGGCTGATGCACCTACGCCTCTCTCCGGCGTTGCTGCGGCTTACGCGCCTGGGACTCCATTGAACAGCACCTCGGGTTACGTGCCTAGGCCTAATTTCTTTGGCACCACTGCGGCTTGCGCGCCTGCACCATCCTTCCCTGGCACTGCGACTTATGGGCCTATTTCTTTCTTCCCCGGTCCCGCGCCTTTCCTCGGCAGCAGTGCAGCTTACCGGCCTACGGCTCTCTTCGGCACTCCTACGGTTCGTCCACCTACGCCTCTCTTCGGCGCTCCTATGGTTTGTCCACCTACGCCTTTCTTTGCAATCCCCGCGCAATCTTCTGTACTGGATGCGGATGCGTCTTTCAACACTCCGGGCATAGCATTTACTCCACCCACGCTTTTCAACACTCCGGCTGGAAATTCTACTTCGAATTTTGTTACTCCGGCAACTTCTTCAACGACTCAATCGTCCTCTGCATCTCAACTGTCACGTGTGTTTTGCAGCGATGCTTCGTCTTCTTCGACCACCGGTGCAACTGCCCTAGCACATACCACTAATTCTGCTGCTGTAACCGTGCCATTTTCATCACGACCAACTTCCACTACCAATTCCGCAGCATATCCCCGTTTTCACTTATTGTCTTCAGACGCATCTGTAACAACTCCTAGACCTTCTCTAATTC CTAACTTTGGAGAGTGGGATAGGCCAATGGAAATAGCGGGCCAATTTGACAGTTTTAATCTTATGTTGAGACAACGTATGAAACAGAAATATGCTACTATGGGAGAGAGGGATCAACTTTATGAGAGAGTAGCAAGGGCAGAGGTTGGGAGAGATTGGGCCCTAAGTGAGAGACACCAAGCTCAAGCAGATTGGGATAGTCTGCAGATCCAACATGATGAGGCTCGCGAGAGGGAGAGACAAATGCGGATAGAGGTGCAACAACTATATGCTAAGATAGATGCACTTAAAGTGGAGCAGGATCGTGTGCGAGGAGAGCTCGAGAAACTTCATCAGACAGAGGTGCAACAACTATGTACTAAGATAGATGCACTTACAGTGGAGCAAGATCATGTGCAACAATTGTGTGCCAAGATAGATGCCCTCAAAGTAGAGCAAGATCGTGTGCAACAACTATGTGCTAAGGTAGATGCACTCAAAGAAGAGCAAGATCGTGTGCGAGGAGAGCTGGAGACACTTCATCAGATGAGAGTAGAAGATATACAAGTATCGCAGAGGATGGATGCATTGACAATGGAGAATGCTAGCTTGACAGAGGCATTAACGCAAGCAGAGGGGCACCGAGAAGGCTTCGTTTTATTGTAG